A genomic region of Deltaproteobacteria bacterium contains the following coding sequences:
- a CDS encoding transposase gives MRSLAATGLGQPPPRPQIDEAGVAPRPRCGMGVTKSHSRPHVFDDNRFSEAHFKTLKYRPDFPGHFDALAAAVAYHRGFFRWYNHEHLHEALGLLTPADVHFGRPPVVLAARQRVLDALPTRHISNASSAEHRPPACSPRRPGLTSQRRRRCWPRERRL, from the coding sequence TTGAGATCTCTGGCGGCTACCGGCCTCGGGCAGCCGCCGCCGCGTCCGCAGATCGACGAGGCGGGCGTCGCGCCGCGACCCCGCTGCGGCATGGGCGTGACCAAGAGCCACTCGCGGCCGCACGTCTTCGACGACAACCGCTTCTCCGAGGCGCACTTCAAGACCCTCAAGTACCGGCCCGACTTCCCCGGCCACTTCGATGCCCTCGCCGCGGCCGTCGCGTACCACCGCGGCTTCTTCCGCTGGTACAACCACGAGCATCTCCACGAGGCGCTCGGCTTGCTCACGCCCGCCGACGTGCACTTCGGCCGCCCACCGGTCGTGCTCGCTGCTCGCCAACGCGTGCTCGACGCTCTGCCTACGCGGCACATCTCGAACGCTTCGTCCGCCGAGCACCGACCGCCGGCCTGCTCCCCACGGAGGCCTGGATTAACAAGCCAGCGACGGCGACGCTGCTGGCCACGAGAGAGGAGGCTCTAA
- a CDS encoding trypsin-like peptidase domain-containing protein — protein MCRGPHFLGRWRIFLLVPLMPLEPAVARADRSPSPIAAPPASRPTGQPPPSSRGLAQNPDARGAGPPASRAARCAGTYATDLIALSKDARALEEQTRYTHCVRSSAVYQCAYYAVDGTLQTRRITTVAHATAFVFRRDAKQSYLLTNQHVSEWPLVSTNTDPGGRVPVGCKRVTQTVTIVDNEEDSYSQDDRPLARVLADETLDVSVLRTPEKLPALPFSLGQSAALRAGDALRVRGFPLGAFQAMHGGKVVSARERDREGRWDHWDFVTDAQLSAGNSGSPVLAVSCATGRFELVGVFHAGYYRGQSLNVVVGVDELRPIMTTLKARARTEPLAPLVAAQRQEILRGLARDPPAHLVPYGGQTLGIRVLGGRMFYEVYSTRYPLHTWPRLIVEDLPGHGFGQIGRVFAGSEHGLVGRSFSALEPRHQLRVGQLVDDLRRQVRLILTFREMEIPSRRSRPAYERYQAMERQLARGEALRASRLRVLLDWAVQLAPGHNDRAVTLEALWRSVERDVRAAEAAKERRKKQPSPQRARPPAVVPAQPTPR, from the coding sequence ATGTGTCGCGGCCCCCACTTCCTCGGGCGCTGGCGGATCTTCTTGCTCGTCCCGCTGATGCCTCTCGAGCCCGCCGTCGCGCGGGCCGATCGATCACCTTCCCCGATCGCGGCTCCTCCGGCCAGCCGGCCGACGGGGCAGCCTCCCCCGAGCTCGCGCGGTCTCGCACAGAACCCGGACGCACGCGGCGCTGGACCTCCCGCGAGCCGTGCAGCACGTTGCGCCGGGACCTACGCGACGGACCTGATCGCCCTCTCCAAGGATGCACGCGCCCTCGAGGAGCAGACGCGCTACACCCACTGCGTTCGATCGAGCGCCGTGTACCAGTGCGCCTACTACGCCGTCGACGGAACGCTGCAAACGCGTCGGATCACCACCGTGGCTCACGCCACGGCATTCGTCTTTCGCCGAGACGCGAAGCAGAGCTACCTGCTCACCAACCAGCACGTGAGTGAATGGCCGCTGGTCTCGACCAACACGGACCCGGGAGGGAGGGTCCCCGTGGGCTGCAAGCGGGTGACCCAGACCGTGACGATCGTGGACAACGAGGAGGACAGCTACTCGCAGGACGACAGACCTCTGGCTCGCGTGCTCGCCGACGAGACGCTCGACGTGAGCGTGCTGCGCACGCCGGAGAAGCTGCCGGCGCTGCCCTTCAGCCTTGGCCAGAGCGCGGCCCTCAGGGCGGGCGACGCGCTGCGCGTGCGCGGGTTTCCCCTCGGCGCCTTCCAGGCGATGCACGGTGGGAAGGTGGTCAGCGCGCGCGAGCGGGACCGGGAGGGTCGGTGGGACCACTGGGACTTCGTCACCGACGCCCAGCTCTCGGCCGGGAACAGCGGAAGTCCGGTGCTCGCGGTCTCCTGCGCCACGGGCCGGTTCGAGCTCGTGGGAGTCTTTCACGCGGGCTATTACCGAGGACAGTCCCTCAACGTGGTGGTCGGAGTCGACGAGCTGCGCCCGATCATGACCACCCTGAAGGCGCGGGCCCGCACCGAGCCTCTGGCGCCGCTGGTTGCCGCGCAGCGCCAGGAAATCCTGCGCGGTCTGGCGCGCGACCCTCCCGCCCACCTGGTTCCGTACGGCGGCCAGACGCTGGGCATCCGGGTCCTCGGCGGGCGCATGTTCTACGAGGTCTACTCCACCCGCTATCCGCTCCACACCTGGCCGCGCCTGATCGTCGAAGACCTGCCTGGTCACGGCTTCGGCCAGATCGGGCGGGTCTTCGCGGGCAGCGAGCACGGTCTGGTTGGCCGATCCTTCTCGGCACTCGAGCCGCGACATCAGCTGCGAGTCGGCCAGCTCGTCGACGACCTTCGGCGGCAGGTGCGGCTGATACTGACCTTCCGGGAGATGGAGATCCCCTCCCGGCGCAGCCGCCCGGCGTACGAGCGGTACCAGGCCATGGAGCGGCAGCTTGCCCGCGGCGAGGCGTTGCGGGCCTCCCGGCTGCGCGTCCTGCTGGATTGGGCCGTCCAGCTGGCACCAGGCCATAACGACCGGGCGGTGACCCTCGAGGCGCTCTGGCGGTCGGTCGAGCGAGACGTGCGCGCCGCAGAAGCGGCGAAGGAGCGCCGGAAGAAGCAGCCATCTCCGCAGCGTGCGCGCCCACCAGCCGTTGTGCCGGCACAGCCCACCCCGCGTTGA
- a CDS encoding molybdenum cofactor biosynthesis protein MoaB, with the protein MAHTHSKSTEEHRHHAAKKGPVTLAIVTVSDTRTPETDESGRLLRERAELAGHMVAAYEIVPDDPATVRELLDRLAAGPAQLVLFNGGTGLSKRDSTYEALAERLEKTLPGFGELFRMLSYEQVGAAAMLSRAVAGVYRGKVVVCTPGSPAAVSLAWEKLLEPELAHLAWEVAR; encoded by the coding sequence ATGGCGCACACCCACTCGAAGAGCACCGAAGAGCACCGCCACCACGCGGCGAAGAAGGGCCCCGTCACCCTCGCCATCGTGACCGTGAGCGACACCCGCACCCCCGAGACCGACGAGAGCGGCCGCCTGCTGCGCGAGCGCGCGGAGCTGGCCGGCCACATGGTCGCGGCCTACGAGATCGTCCCCGACGACCCCGCAACCGTGCGCGAGCTCCTCGACCGCCTCGCCGCGGGACCCGCGCAGCTCGTGCTCTTCAACGGAGGGACGGGCCTCTCGAAGCGCGACAGCACCTACGAGGCCCTCGCGGAGCGGCTCGAGAAGACCCTCCCCGGCTTCGGCGAGCTCTTTCGCATGCTGAGCTACGAACAGGTGGGCGCGGCGGCCATGCTCTCGCGCGCCGTGGCCGGGGTCTACCGGGGCAAGGTCGTCGTCTGCACCCCGGGCTCTCCCGCCGCGGTGAGCCTGGCCTGGGAGAAACTCCTCGAGCCCGAGCTCGCGCACCTGGCGTGGGAGGTCGCGCGGTAG